Part of the Rhizobium sp. WYJ-E13 genome is shown below.
TGGCCGCCGCCGAGCACGATCTTGCCGATGCCAGGAAACGCGTGGCGGAGGTCGCCCGCAGCACACAGGAAACGGCCGAGCGCAAGGCTCGCAAGGACAGCGCCGGCAAGAAGAAGGCCGCCAGGGGCGACATGCCGCGGATCATTGCCGGTGGCCTGAAGCGGCAGGCGGAAAATACCAGTGGTGAGAATGCCCGCCTTGCCGAGCGCCGCCGCGCCCAGGCGCTTGCGGATGCCGAGGAGGCGCGCAAGCGCATCGAGATCCTGCAGCCGCTCTCCGTCAAGCTACCCTCGACCGGCCTGCCCCCAGGCAGATCGGTGCTGAAGATCGATGCGGTCACCGCCGGCTACGAGGCGGGCGAGCCGATCATCCGCAAACTGTCCTTCGATATCACTGGTCCCGAACGCATTGCCGTGACCGGCCCGAACGGTTCAGGCAAGACGACATTGTTGGCGTTGATTTCAGGTGATCTCCAACCATGGGAAGGAACGGTCCGCGTCCTCACCTCTTTCTCCATGCTCGACCAGCGCGTCAGCCTGCTCGATCCCGCGACCTCGATCCGTGACAATTTCCGGCGGTTGAACCCGCAGTCGGATGAGAATGCCTGCCGCGCAGCACTCGCCCGGTTCATGTTCCGGGCCGATGCGGCGCTGCAGGTCGTCTCGACGCTGTCAGGCGGCCAGCTTCTGCGCGCCGGCCTTGCCTGCGTTCTCGGCGGCGCAACACCACCGGCACTGTTGATCCTCGATGAGCCGACCAACCACCTCGACATCGATTCCATCGCTGCCGTCGAAGCTGGCCTGAGAGCCTATGACGGGGCGCTGCTGATCGTCAGCCACGATGAGGTGTTTCTGGAAATGGTCGGTATGACCCGCCGGTTGGCGTTGCCAAGCTAGTTGCGCGAAGGATATGCCGAACTGTTAGCGCGCCCGGCTGACGCTCTTGAGATCACGCATCGGCGCCTGCCGGATGAAGCGGTAGGCTGGAGACTGTGCCTGTGCGACGGGAGCCGGCTGGGCTGCGGCCGGCGCTTCCGGATTGTAGGTGTAGCGGTCGGCGCGACGCCACGTTTCCACGCGGGCATGACATTCTTCCGGGTCCAGCGCATCGAGAACGAGGAAGGCGCGGCTGACATTGTGCGGTACTTCGGCAAGATGCGGATAGAGCTTCTCCAGCACGAAGACGGAATCGAGGAAACCCATGCCGAGGCTCGTCAGCGTCGTGGCGAGTTGATGTCCCGAGAGGTCGAGCATGATGCGTTCCGCAAGCCAGCGGCTGGCCGACAGGGCATCGGCAAGTGCGGTGGCGAAATGCGCGGCTTCCCGCGAGCGCGCGAAGCGCACCAGCAGCGCCTCCTGAATATCGGACAGCGAGCGCAGGCCGAGCCGGTCCTGATCATTGCGACCGAGATGGCCGGCAAGGCTGCGGATGCGCTCGCGCAGCGCCTCTTCATTGGC
Proteins encoded:
- a CDS encoding DUF2336 domain-containing protein; translated protein: MRDRFRDLEGPMAIRKKDVVLMATVSSFENLSHPTRSELRQFAELFMPLFQASSEEARRQAVAALSQCENMPAAVALFIGNQPIEVAAPFLTSSKAIDDDTLITIARTHGAAHVKAIVSRDALSPEVIDALVALRQAEPRPSAAATVEQPAMPLSPMPAAPEADQEEAQRLANEEALRERIRSLAGHLGRNDQDRLGLRSLSDIQEALLVRFARSREAAHFATALADALSASRWLAERIMLDLSGHQLATTLTSLGMGFLDSVFVLEKLYPHLAEVPHNVSRAFLVLDALDPEECHARVETWRRADRYTYNPEAPAAAQPAPVAQAQSPAYRFIRQAPMRDLKSVSRAR
- a CDS encoding ABC-F family ATP-binding cassette domain-containing protein, with product MSASMTLSNLSWSTPDGRPLFSNIDLSFNAERTGLVGRNGVGKTTLLKLVVGELQPQTGAIAVSGTIGILRQSVQVGPDETVADLFGATEALSVLRRAESGEADADELAVADWTLEARIDAALERSGLAADPQTLLAALSGGQRTRAALAALIFEEPDFLILDEPTNNLDRDGREAVISLLGNWRHGALVVSHDRELLETMDAIVELTTLGATRYGGNWSDYRARKALELAAAEHDLADARKRVAEVARSTQETAERKARKDSAGKKKAARGDMPRIIAGGLKRQAENTSGENARLAERRRAQALADAEEARKRIEILQPLSVKLPSTGLPPGRSVLKIDAVTAGYEAGEPIIRKLSFDITGPERIAVTGPNGSGKTTLLALISGDLQPWEGTVRVLTSFSMLDQRVSLLDPATSIRDNFRRLNPQSDENACRAALARFMFRADAALQVVSTLSGGQLLRAGLACVLGGATPPALLILDEPTNHLDIDSIAAVEAGLRAYDGALLIVSHDEVFLEMVGMTRRLALPS